The Apodemus sylvaticus chromosome 4, mApoSyl1.1, whole genome shotgun sequence nucleotide sequence TCACTGtagagaccaggttggcctcaaacttgcaacaATCTTCCAGCTTCTTCACAAATACTAGGATTAAAACATGCACTACACACCCAACAAGAAAACCAATGAGAGTCCGTTGGTGAAAACTAAGGTTTCTTTGTACACAGTTATCAATTgtgatagcttctgggttaaggATGGTGTATGCGTCTACTTCTGTTCTCAGTGCTGAGACCCCACCTGGCTTAGATCTGGGCAGGTCCTATGAACATAGCCGTCCCTaatctgtgagttcatatgtgtgcgAGCCCTGTTGTGTCTGACAGTCTTGTTCACTCGGTGTCCCCACCCACTCCGGCTccaccatctttccagctcctcatCCACAGAGTTTTCTAAGccctggggggaggggtttgACACAGAAATCCCttttaggactgagtgtttcaaggtctctcactcaGCACATTAcctagttgtgggtctctgtatttattcccGTCTACTGTAGGAGGACGCCTCTCTGATGCTGACTGAACAGGACATGAACCTGAGAATATAGCAGAATGTTGTTAGTAGTCATTTTCTTGCCATGTTCCTTTGGCAGAGTGTAGTATTTGGTTTCCCCACTAGGTCCATGGCTTATCCGGTCTTAGGTTCTTGGCCGTCCCAGGAAGCACTGGGCATGCATTCCATCTCATGAAGTAGGCCTTGATTCCAAGCAGACGGTGACAACCTGAGGTTTCCCCCTGGACTCACATTATGGAAGGAGGAAACCaacttctctgacctccacagccgTGCCACAGCACATGCATGCCAAccctacccccacagtgacataaataaatgtgattatatatttttaaagataaaagatTGTGTCCGCCTTCAAACTGCTCACCATCGTTTACTAAGCACGGAATGCATGAGCTCCTGGGTCTGATCCTCAGAACTGCACAAACTAGGCTTGTGATGATGCAAAGGCACACGGAAGCCAGCCAAGATCAGTTTGGACTGCACACGGCTGAGGctgcctgggttacatgagaccctgatttatcttaaaaaaaaaaaaaaagttaggtgTGTGATGTGGGAGCATGATTAATTTGAGATGCTCCCTGCTTAAGTGAACATTAGCCTAGGGCTGGTGGGGAATAACACCCCAGTCCAGAAATCATTCTGCCTGGGGATTACTGTCCAGACAGAAAAGTCAGAAATAACCTTACAGGAAGTGAGAAACTAGAAGATTTATTTGTGCTTTATGAACATCACACCCAGGGATTGTCCCCAAAAGTTGTTATCTAAATTTCCCAGCGGGTCTGGAAAACCTGACTTGCGTAGGCCGGCCGGAAACTGTACGCCTCACCACGCTGGTCCACCAGGGGGCGCCAGGCAAGCGGTGACCAGAGCTGTTCAGTGAACAGAGCTACACGGTGACCAGAGCCGCGCGGTGACCAGAGCTGCGCAATGGCTGCTGCCCGGTTGCTGCTGCGTCTTGCCGGGCGCCTGGAGTCAGTGAGCTTCACACAGAGCGTGTGTGGCCTCCTGGGCGCCGGGCAGGGACCCGGGCCGTGGCACACGCATTGCAGCTTGGAGCGAGGACAACTTGTCCTCTCTAGCAATCCATTTCCCGGCGCTTCGGAGAGGCTTCCAATCCAGGTTGGGACTGGGAACCAGCAGGGAAAGTGAGGGCAGCTTGGGGACAGGGCGGGGCGGGTGAGGACAGGCCAGCCACCACCGTGGGCACCCTTAATTTCTGGAAGTCCCATCCTGCTTCCGAAGTCTTAGCCCGACCAAACCCCTCTTGTCAGAGACCGCTTTTCTGCCCTTTTGCGGCTCTGGACCAGCAGCCTGAGATCTACAGGACAGAGCCGCTCACAAATCGAGGTGTGGACCTGGGTGTAGCAGTCATTCTTCAGTCCAGTGACCAGACTGTATTGTTGACCCGAAGGCCATGCACTCTCCGTATTTCCCCTAACCTGTGGGTCCCTCCAGGTGAGACCTACGAACAGGGTCTATGGGAAACAGGTGCCCTTTCCCTCCACAATGCTGTTGGGGAGTCCCAAGCTCATTGGGGTGACTCAAGGTCTGTGTCCACAACAAGCTTCCTCTGCCCACTGGAGAACGGGGTCTCTGGTTGAAGGCAACAACCGTTCACATCGGGCCCACTCCTCTTGCAGGTGGGCACATGGAACATGATGAGGAGGTACCAGTCTGCTGTCCTAACCAAGAGACCTGAGTGGCATCACCTCGGGTgtgggctgagggagggagggagggagggacaaagaaAAGGACTTGGTAGGGTTGAGCTTTGGATACGCTGACCTGCTCCCTTTGATTCCCAGACACTGGAGTGTGGGCTCCGAGAGCTCAGGGAAGAGTGTGGACTACAGCTGCCCCAGAACCAGTTTTCTTGTGTCCTTCTGGGGTTATGGGAGGTGAGACAGAAGGACCCCTATAATCTTTGTCTGCCTCGGGCACCGGGGGAAAGTGTGGGTGGATTGGAGTCCCCAAGCCATTGTTCTCATTCACCTTACCTGTCACCtaccacccaacccactcctttGGCTTCGGGCCAGCATCTCGTCTCCCTAAAGCCCTGCTACAAGGTCTCAAGGATGGTAAGTTTCTCAACATGCTGTATTGGCTTTGTCTGTTCTTGCTGTTCTCCTCTTCAGTCTGCCTACCCTCCTAGGCTGAGCTGGGGTTTCCCCAAGTACCACCACCTCATTCTCTATGTGCTCGTGATCGCCCAGGAGTCACAGGAGCAGCTGCAGGTAGGCTTGGCCGTGGGGAAGACAGATGTATGGCCTGGATGTGACTGAGTAGGAGAGAGAGCCCAGCACCAGTTCGCCCCTGcccctgtctgcctctgctccaCTGTGGCCTCTTCCCCTAAGTGAGGAATCAACATGTCTGCCCCAGGCCAGGATCCAAATAAACCCAAAGGAGGTGAGTGCTTTTATGTGGCTGCGACCAGATGTAGCAGCGGCCGTGGCTGCCACAGAGGATGGGACAAAGACACCCAGACTTCTCTCCCAGGACCTACCACTCTCTGTCTGGTAAGAACTTTCCCTTTAGTTATCAGCATACAACATACATGCATGATCATGCACGGGAGGGTGCCATTTGTAGTTTCATGTTGTGAAAGAGATTTAGGGAATGAGTTTGTCTACTGATGATCTGAGATCATAGACGCTAAATATTAAGGCTTCATGCTCTAAACTAGCTAGCACTGAAGACCTTGGTTTGAGCCCTTACTCTCCCATAGGAGAGAGTTGCTTAAACTTCCTTGCAAGTCTTTCCTTTCTGTCAAGTGAGGTTAACACTTGCCTTCGGCAATAGTTGGGAGGATTAAATGGCTCAATATACTAAAGTTCATTGTAAGCTACAAGGCACAACCTAGACAGAAACTGTCATAATCCAGTGCAACCGAACTGAGGAACGGTGGAGGATACCAACCTCTGCTCCTGCCCATGGCCACACTCATGCGGACAACCCCAACCACAGCGGAGGAGGACAAAGAAAGGATCGGCGCTGGAACCAAGTTTGCCCTCCAGCTCTGGCTGCAATATCTGGGCAGGTGCGAGTAGCACAGCCTTGGTACAGGATGGTCCGGTGCTCTTAGGGACATCAGAGGGAGAGCAGCTGCTCTTggctgtgtttgtgtgaatgcccccccccccaggtaaaAGTGAAGCTCACGTGGACCCCAGACCACAATGGCAGCCTGGCAACCCGAGACTGAGTCCAATACCTGGGATCGCCTTCAAGATGGAAGGAGCGGTCCCACTctgtaaagttgtcctctgacttccacatgcaaaACCGtggcgcacatacacacacacacagcaataaacattttaaatgttctttttttgttgtttttacgtGAAAGGATGGAACATGGGTCCTCTGCCCCACATACCCTGGGTCTAGAAAGCGAGGTACAACATCTCTTCCCCTCCATGACACTCACAGAATATTCACAACATCTATTGTAGGCAAGAACTCTGctacaactctggagataaaaagtaaaatcacATCCTAGGGCCTTGGCCCCGAAGGGCCTGAGTATGGGGAAGGAGAACCAGAGCCCCCGTGTCCCACAGAAGGTGCAAGAATGATCTAGGCCTGAACACAGGTCACTAGAAGCTTAGGCCCTTGGCTGTTTAGCATAAAAACATTGTgaacttaaatatataaatagagaGACCCAGGCAGTAGACAGGCCGCGCCCTGCTCCCAAGCCCCTGGGAATCACAACGGAGGCCTTGTTCCCTCCTCAAGTCACACTGGGAAGTAAAAGGCAGGAGAAGTCATCTTTGGATACTTTGGGGTTTTCTCATTTATGTACAAAAAAGAAATCTGCAACCCAAAATAGAGTTCTCTGTCCATCTCTGACCTGCCGCCTGGCTGTGGCCGAGGAGAATGGAATGGACACGAAAGAGCAGATGTTTGGGTTTGGGGAGGCAAAGGAGTCTTGGGGGAAGGGGCAGGAAAGTGCCTTTCGCCAAGAGGCTGAAGATCTGGTAAAGGCTGAGGCCAGACGGCCTCGTCCCTCAGTTCCTCCCTGCCATCTGCCTCCACTGCCTAGGTTACCATACccaaaggaatgtgccaccatcaAAGAACACGTCCGAAAGCAGACCCCAGTGTCCTTTGTAAAAAGGTTAAATGTTAACCCTGTGAGTACTGGCCTTGTTAGGCAGCGATAAGGCCAAAAGCAGGTATCCATGAAGGTCTGGCCTGACCTTTGGCCAATGACCTCTGAGGAGTCAGAGCAGCCAGGGGTTGGGAACCCACAATGCATCTGCTCAGGGCTAGAGCCAATGGAGATTGATTTCATAATCAATAACTCAGTCCAAGGAAATGACGTCTGACCGACAGCCAGTCAGAGAGGGACCTGAAGACAGGGGGCCTCCATGCCCTTCCCTCAAGGAACTCCCAGGAGCCACAATGCTGCTGACACGACCAGGAGGGGGCGCTGGAGTGGAGCTGCGGTGAGAGCTCCCCAGGGTGGGGGCCAGTGGgcccaggaagtgggaaggggttccCCGGTACTGGAAGAGGTGGCCAAGGGTGTCCTGTTCGTCTAGTGAGGTGATAACTGAAGGGCCGTAGTGCTGGAGAGACGAAGGGCACAGCGTGACGTGGTATCTTGACTCAGCACCTCCCTCAAAACCGCCTCGTGGGGTACCAACCCTCAGGGATCTCACAGCCGGGGACCTCTCTGACTCAGCCCTGCTCCCTCAGACCCTTCTCCTGTGCCTTGCCTTGAGACAGCTCCTTCAGCCATCTGGTTCTTGACCTTGTGGGTGTCTGAAATATGTGGAGCATCCCCTGGGGAAGGTTCTGAGTGCATGTGGGGGtgtgaggaggaagagaggtgCTAGGACACAGGTGTGACTATGAGGTGAAGGGGGTGGGGTAAGGAACACAGGCTGCTACGTTCTCCCCTCacagaaaagcatttttaaatcCCAAGGGAAACTGGGCAGGGGAAGAGCATATCTTCAATTGTCTAAAATGGACTCTTCCTGAGATCTTAGATCTTTCTAAACATGACCACTTACCTGACTCTCagtctgaaggaaagaaaataaatctaaacctggtaggaaaagaaaaatcaaaatcaacCCCTTTCTGACTCCTtcaccacaagaaaaaaaaaatccccctgtCCCTGGGGCTCTGTAAAGAAACAGGTCTGGAGAGGGCGACAGGGCACAGCCCTCCCCTCCACCTTAGGGTCAGGGTTCTACCTTGGATGTCAGCCCCCAGTGGGAAGGCAGGTGGGTACTCATGTAGTGGGAGACTAGACAGGAAGTCACTGCCCAGTGTACCCATTGCAGGGCTCCGCAGCACCGAGGATGGCTGGTGACCAGAGGTCAGGGCTCTGTGAGTAGAGAGGAAGAGCTGGAGAAACTAACCAAGCACAGTTGCCCAAGGTCCCGTTCCTCCTGCCCTTCCCGCCCCAAAGCTGGCCCTGCAGCCAGAAGGCAGTTCTGACATCTGTCCCTCTGCCGCAGGACAGAGCCTTTGTCATACCCTTTGCTTCCAGGAAGGGCTGGGATGGTGGCCGAGGTAACAGGGCAGTGTTTCTTGGTTGGGGGCAGATCTTCCTCATCTGATGAGCTTTCGATTGTCAAGTCGATGACTTCAACCCTCCTCTTATTCTCTGACTGATTCCCCTCCTGGACTGGGCTATACTGGAGACCTGTGGGTGGTTAAGAAGGCTGTCTCAGAAAAAGGGCCAGCCCTGACTTAGCTCAATTAGGGAGCAGGGGGTCACTCACCATCCAGCCCATACCCTGGCGGGGGGCAAACCTCTGATGCCTCCTTCTTGGGTTTCATGGGACACCAGGATCCATCTTCCATGAACTGGATCTCATCACAATCCGAACAGGAATTAAGAATTTCCATGAATAAACTAGGGGAGGAGGACATAGCGGTTCATGAGGGGGAAGAGGCTGGAGCGCCCTCAGTGTTCTGAGGCTCACTTCCTATGCCTCAGTCACCTCAGCTGCATTTTCCACCCTGCTGGACCTCTCTGAGCTGCTGCTGGAACAGAAATACAGCACAGGCTTGGTACTGCACAGGCTAGGACTGCAGCACAGGCTGGGACTGCAGCACAGGCTGGGACTGCAACACTGGCTAGGACTGCAGCACAGGCTGGGACTGCAGCACAGGCTGGGACTGCAACACTGGCTAGGACTGCAGCACAGGCTGGGACTGCAACACTGGCTAGGACTGCAGCACAGGCTGGGACTGCAGCACAGGCTGGGACTGCAGCACAGGCTAGGACTGCAGCACAGGCTGGGTACCGCATAGGCTGGGTACCACACAGGCTGGGTACCACACAGGCTAGGACTGCAGCACAGGCTGGGTACCGCATAGGCTGGGTACCACACAGGCTGGGTACCACACAGGCTAGGACTGCAGCACAGGCTGGGACTGCAGCACAGGCTGGGACTGCAGCTCACTAacagagcacttgcttagcacaCAGGCCCTCAGTCTGATCCCCAGCACTGtggaagaaagaatgtaagagagcTTCAAAGCGTTTAGGCACAAGGTTAAACCTCCCTTAGAGAGAACGTGAGAGCTCTAGTGGAGGCTGTGGAAGAAAACTAAGACCACTTGGGACAGAAAATCACTTGATTATTAGGGGTTAGGGTGGAAGACTAGGACATTCAAgacctcaaaaaaccaaaaaacaacaaaacaaaaaaaccttattGTGTCAATCTGATAAATGCTTttggtgtttttggttttgtttgtttgtttgtttgttttttggtttgttttgggggtttttttggatttgtttttttcaagacagggtttctctgtatagccctggctgtcctggaactcactctgtagaccaggctggcctcgaactcagaaatctgcctgcctctgcctcccagagtgctgggattacaggcatgcgccaccaccgcccggcgtgaTAAATGCTTTTGTAATAGGAAAAAATGAAGAGGAGTCGCTATGCTCTGTGGGAAGGCCAGGTAGTTGTCAGCAGTACAGTGACCTTCTGCCCTAGGTCCCTTTCCTCATCTATCACAATGTCACCTATTTCGTGAGGCTATCATGAGGACTAATGAGAAAATGCATTCAGAGTGCTGAAGTCCCTAATGTCACATGAGGTGGATGGTAAAGGAGATGGAGAGAGTGAGAGCTAGGATTTATGGAAAGTAAGCatgaagggggaggggggcttgACTGTCCTAGGAGAGAGGGAAGTTGAAGAGCCCTACCCATCAATAATCAGTGACTCATAGGGAGCCTTCTTGTCACACACAGGACACGTCCATGTTGGCTTCTTCTCATTCATCTGTAGATAAAGGGCAGCATCGAAGCTCTGCAGGTGGGCACAGGTGAGGGCGCGGCACGGGACTGTCAGGCGCATCTTCCCTAGCTGAGAAGAGGAGAGTTCACGCTAGCAAACCTCGCCCTAGCATCCTCAGGAACCCTCTTCAGAATGTAACCCAAGCCTCCTCCCACTTCCAGTCCCACCTTGTACCCACCGGGCACATAAGTGACACCCGGAGACTCGTAGTAGCCACCTCACTGTCAGGGTCGGCGGTCAATTTCTCCTTGACTGAAACAAAAGTGGGGCCAGAGCCACTGGTGAGCGAGGCCGGAGGCAGCCTGGCAGTAGACAGCCCCAGCTGACAGCAGCTGGGTGGAGTGTCTGGGGGCCTATGGCATGTCACAGGAGTGGAGAAGAGATGTCTGCATCCCTGAAGATGCTTAACCAATGCAGGGTAAAATGTGGGCCATGTGAGGGGCGACCTAGATGGGAGGGAGGCATCATGGGAGGATCAGATGGAATGAACTTCAGGGCTTTTCAGTACAGAGAACACCTATGTTAGTAGAGTGGGATAGAGCCTTTGGGATACAAAACTGTTGTGTGATTGGCATTGCAAAGCTCTTCCCACTGCCTGTGCGTCTAACTCCTCAACTGAGATGGAACAGAAAACCAGGGAGACCATGTAAAAAAGCTGTTCCTGACAAAGCCTGCGGGGCGGCAGGAAGCCCGGAGCCCAAGCGGAAGGAGGAAAGGGTGTTACTCACTCAGTGCCCTGGAATGGTCTGGATTCCGGATACCCTTGGCTCTGAGCTTTTGTAGAAGGGTCCCTGCAGTCAACTGCCtcaccaggtacacagacaagGAGTAATTCTActtggggaagggagagggagggttaGCTTCTGCTTCCCACGCCTCCTCTTTCCCCATACATAGCCCTTGTCTCACGGAGAGCGGAGACGGTGGCCTTTAGCAGAGAGGCCTACGAAGAGCAAGATGACTCCCCAGCTCAAAACAAGATGGCTCCCTGCAGCCTCTCTGCGGGCCTTTCAGCTTCAGCTCTACTCACCCGTCCAAACTCAGACGACCAGTTAACCACAATGGTGTTGGGAACAGTGGCGGAGAGTCGAGCCAGGGGCGTGATGTTGATCGGTCGGCTGGGTCTCTTGGGCTCAGCTCCATTCTTGGTTGGAGGGAGGTAACCCTGAGGAAAGGAGGGACTTGTTAGTGGAGAGAGAGCGCTGGGAGGGGTTCAACTCTAAGGACAGAATTCTGGTCTCAGATTACTTTCTGGAGGGCGGTCAGCTCACCCAGCAAAGGAAGAAGGATCCGCTGTAAAACCAGGCCCTGCCTCGGGCCAGAACGGGCCGGGCCGTGTAAGGGGTTCATTTTGGGAGTATAGGGGGAGTTTATTAACCAAGGAACTAGGAACCCAGCTACTAGGTCCACTTCATCTGCTGTGATCTTTTAGAGGCCTTTTCTCTGCTGTCACCTTTTAGAGACCTTTGTAAACCTTTGTATTAAGCTAATatccaggcagtgatggcgcacacctgtaatcccagcacttgggaggcagaggcagatttctgagttcgaggccagcctggtctacggagtgagttccaggacagccagggctacacagagaaaccagggCCGGGAGGGGGGACTAATGTCCCTCTCTTGGGTTCTGACAAAAATTACTCTACTGGTCAGCCCTATTTCTCTGTCAGCCTATAATCTCTAGATTATACTGATTCATCAATAAACTGAGCGACCACTACACGCCAGGCACTGTTCGAAGCATGTCTTTTCATAAGaggtttttaattaaatatttatcgGTTGCCAAAGGGAAAGACTCTTTACCTACCGGCAGGGGGCAGAGTTTCCCATTAACCTTGACAAAGAGGTTAGGGGGGAAGTAGTCCTCCTGGGGGCAGCTGGTCTCACAGAGACAGAACCTGgtaagaaaggaaggatgaaTGCGGGAAGTGGCAGCTTTCTGAGGCGAATCTAGCACTGAAGCAGGGAtctccagaaaaaaagaaaaaaaaattagtcataGATATTTAAAGCCATCAGTATCCAGAAGGGTCATGTGCCTGAGTGGACTgggcttggggagggggaggggggaggagagagggaggacgaGGAGGATGCCACCCTCCTGTTGAGCACCCATCCTTGATAAGACGCAATTCACCTGAGCTGCACTTGTATGGTATAATCGCACTTGGCTCCGGGCAGAACCTCCCTGCAACAAGGTAGAGCAACGTCAGCTCAGAGTGTGCACAGAGAGGAGACACGCAGAAGAATGAGACAAAGCAGGATGGTCCCCGGGGGCAAGGCAGGGGACGAGAGGCACACCTGGACGTGAGAAtctgctgcagctgctgtggAGTGAGAGCGAAGGTAAAGTGGGCTTCCTCAAACCTCTGGCTGGAGGTGGACGCTGTGGACACAAAGGCACAGTTATTCCCAAGCCCGCGCCTGAGAAGCTACTTGCTTCTATCTCATAGTGCTGACCCTATGAGAGTAAACACTAAGAGGAAAAATTCCAGCCTGAACCAGAATCCAGAAAAACCCGAGGGACCACACAGTCAGCCATACCAAGGGTGGTGGGCCGGATGAGCTCCCCATAGACTTCATAGAAGGGCAGTGATTTCATGGTGACATCGGGGTGCACAGGCTGCGGCAGAGGAGGGTGCATATCCACCTCACGCTTGGGACCCAGCAAGGTGCCAGGGGTCaggagggggggagggatgggAGCCAGGGGGCCAGGGGAGCCTACAGGCGAGGTGCCAGGGGgcagagagagcaaggagaggtCAGGTGGCCCCAGGGCCTTCCGGGGAAAGCGCCGGCGGTAAAGCTCTCTGATCTTCATCTGGACGCTGGGGGCACAGCTTGACTTGAGGAGGTGCAGGGCCTTGGCCAGCAGCTCGTGCTTCCGCCCACTCTTGTTCCTGCCAGCGAAGCCGAGGAGCACCTGCAGCTCAGACACTCGGAAACTCATCACCATGTGCTGCGGACAGGAGCACAGAAATGAGGCTTCAAGAAGGTCTGTCCTGCTGGTGTCATGGAGGCTGGGCTACAGGGGGGCGGcacctctctctccactcccGTCCCCAGCGTTGAAAGGTGCTCTAAAGCTAGTGGACTGCCTCTGTGCAGCTGACCTGACAGGCTGAACCCACAAAGACCACCTAGCCCCATCCCTACCCCTAATCCAGACATTCCCTTAAGCTGATTATTGTCTCTTAGGGCTCAGACTCTCAAAGCCCCTAGC carries:
- the Pias3 gene encoding E3 SUMO-protein ligase PIAS3 isoform X1: MAELGELKHMVMSFRVSELQVLLGFAGRNKSGRKHELLAKALHLLKSSCAPSVQMKIRELYRRRFPRKALGPPDLSLLSLPPGTSPVGSPGPLAPIPPPLLTPGTLLGPKREVDMHPPLPQPVHPDVTMKSLPFYEVYGELIRPTTLASTSSQRFEEAHFTFALTPQQLQQILTSREVLPGAKCDYTIQVQLRFCLCETSCPQEDYFPPNLFVKVNGKLCPLPGYLPPTKNGAEPKRPSRPINITPLARLSATVPNTIVVNWSSEFGRNYSLSVYLVRQLTAGTLLQKLRAKGIRNPDHSRALIKEKLTADPDSEVATTSLRVSLMCPLGKMRLTVPCRALTCAHLQSFDAALYLQMNEKKPTWTCPVCDKKAPYESLIIDGLFMEILNSCSDCDEIQFMEDGSWCPMKPKKEASEVCPPPGYGLDGLQYSPVQEGNQSENKRRVEVIDLTIESSSDEEDLPPTKKHCPVTSATIPALPGSKGALTSGHQPSSVLRSPAMGTLGSDFLSSLPLHEYPPAFPLGADIQGLDLFSFLQTESQHYGPSVITSLDEQDTLGHLFQYRGTPSHFLGPLAPTLGSSHRSSTPAPPPGRVSSIVAPGSSLREGHGGPLSSGPSLTGCRSDVISLD
- the Nudt17 gene encoding nucleoside diphosphate-linked moiety X motif 17, translating into MAAARLLLRLAGRLESVSFTQSVCGLLGAGQGPGPWHTHCSLERGQLVLSSNPFPGASERLPIQRPLFCPFAALDQQPEIYRTEPLTNRGVDLGVAVILQSSDQTVLLTRRPCTLRISPNLWVPPGGHMEHDEETLECGLRELREECGLQLPQNQFSCVLLGLWESAYPPRLSWGFPKYHHLILYVLVIAQESQEQLQARIQINPKEVSAFMWLRPDVAAAVAATEDGTKTPRLLSQDLPLSVCATELRNGGGYQPLLLPMATLMRTTPTTAEEDKERIGAGTKFALQLWLQYLGRCE
- the Pias3 gene encoding E3 SUMO-protein ligase PIAS3 isoform X2; protein product: MVMSFRVSELQVLLGFAGRNKSGRKHELLAKALHLLKSSCAPSVQMKIRELYRRRFPRKALGPPDLSLLSLPPGTSPVGSPGPLAPIPPPLLTPGTLLGPKREVDMHPPLPQPVHPDVTMKSLPFYEVYGELIRPTTLASTSSQRFEEAHFTFALTPQQLQQILTSREVLPGAKCDYTIQVQLRFCLCETSCPQEDYFPPNLFVKVNGKLCPLPGYLPPTKNGAEPKRPSRPINITPLARLSATVPNTIVVNWSSEFGRNYSLSVYLVRQLTAGTLLQKLRAKGIRNPDHSRALIKEKLTADPDSEVATTSLRVSLMCPLGKMRLTVPCRALTCAHLQSFDAALYLQMNEKKPTWTCPVCDKKAPYESLIIDGLFMEILNSCSDCDEIQFMEDGSWCPMKPKKEASEVCPPPGYGLDGLQYSPVQEGNQSENKRRVEVIDLTIESSSDEEDLPPTKKHCPVTSATIPALPGSKGALTSGHQPSSVLRSPAMGTLGSDFLSSLPLHEYPPAFPLGADIQGLDLFSFLQTESQHYGPSVITSLDEQDTLGHLFQYRGTPSHFLGPLAPTLGSSHRSSTPAPPPGRVSSIVAPGSSLREGHGGPLSSGPSLTGCRSDVISLD